A portion of the Coraliomargarita parva genome contains these proteins:
- a CDS encoding WD40/YVTN/BNR-like repeat-containing protein, which yields MRRILLIPFLSFSTIWILSACHQRKPSTNAPESSEAPAKEAVTGEPVQAKPPTGEPIQPMPDAVVESVFNPKENLAHYGHWRSSKIGGGGYLLNILTNEVNPDILYTHSDVGGIFRSDDEGRNWRMVHINYHPQSLDCVRDLLVNPQNPDELIAAVGDQWTPQQGLFKSTDGGESWKKVLDTQVFGNGSNRSTGRILQRSPKAPETLYAAPGWDGAFVSHDNGESWESLGLEQCYVNDLDIDRHNPNRLFVCAESRKMSNKTTWNGSRNYRDLAGGFYRSEDGGRTWARLSEIAPIEIVQDPVNAERWYGLFDSRTVAYTEDHGDSWQEANEGLEISESKPSPTSDKSYKAIGAGPDFLLLANGKGSFFIKQPTDSPWRKIESGERFQGEWYGRSKPNTWDKFGRATACIVVDPLNPKHWFFGDYYTIYQTWNSGKNWTLTIDGIENTVIHAVHQMPNNPNIVHMGMADNGYFRSTDGAASFQKGGGSADNYKAIAVAPSNPDVVYILGPKYHGWYADTLFVSQDGGVHFERSPMKNIPQAKDQWRVNSLAVDVKNPDKVYIGVSGPIAPGQGGVWMSSDGGQSWTWDSEGLPEGNSFFQSSIWDNGYQLARNPNGSMVAMKHHMLYYRSSDRQPWQKSSIQLRNSQSKFTQLLTSPDESGVYYLSEQYGGLHRSEDNGRSWSKILDQGVHAFTIDQSNSRFIAVALDDAGGILITGNAGYNWHPVDDHLPQRHRLKMAFAGRRLVVGTPGNGVFYLPLESIQAKE from the coding sequence ATGCGACGCATTCTGCTCATTCCATTCCTATCATTTTCGACCATCTGGATATTGTCCGCTTGCCATCAGCGTAAGCCGTCCACGAACGCACCCGAATCCAGCGAAGCACCCGCAAAGGAAGCAGTCACGGGCGAACCGGTTCAGGCAAAACCGCCTACAGGCGAACCCATACAGCCCATGCCCGACGCCGTGGTGGAGTCGGTCTTCAATCCAAAGGAGAACCTGGCACACTACGGCCACTGGCGCTCCAGCAAGATCGGCGGAGGCGGCTATTTGCTCAATATCCTGACCAACGAGGTCAACCCGGACATCCTTTATACCCATAGCGATGTCGGTGGCATTTTCCGCTCTGACGACGAGGGCCGCAATTGGCGTATGGTGCACATCAACTACCATCCGCAAAGCCTGGACTGTGTTCGCGACCTTCTGGTCAATCCGCAAAATCCGGATGAACTGATTGCTGCAGTCGGCGATCAATGGACCCCGCAGCAGGGCCTATTTAAAAGCACTGATGGCGGTGAAAGCTGGAAGAAGGTTCTCGACACACAAGTCTTCGGCAATGGCTCCAATCGTAGCACGGGCCGCATTCTGCAGCGCTCGCCGAAGGCCCCGGAAACGCTCTATGCGGCACCTGGTTGGGACGGTGCATTCGTGAGCCACGACAATGGCGAAAGCTGGGAATCACTGGGATTGGAGCAATGCTACGTCAATGATCTGGATATTGACCGGCACAATCCAAACCGGCTTTTTGTCTGTGCGGAATCCCGCAAGATGTCGAATAAGACGACATGGAATGGATCGAGGAATTATCGTGACCTGGCAGGTGGGTTCTATCGATCTGAAGACGGAGGCCGCACATGGGCCCGGTTGAGCGAAATAGCCCCCATTGAAATCGTGCAAGATCCGGTCAATGCAGAACGTTGGTATGGTCTTTTCGATAGCCGAACCGTCGCTTACACCGAGGACCACGGGGACAGCTGGCAGGAAGCCAACGAAGGCCTCGAAATATCGGAGAGCAAGCCATCTCCCACTTCAGACAAAAGTTATAAAGCCATCGGCGCAGGCCCTGACTTCCTCTTGCTGGCCAATGGTAAAGGGTCCTTCTTCATCAAACAGCCAACCGATAGCCCTTGGAGAAAGATTGAATCCGGCGAACGCTTCCAGGGCGAATGGTATGGCCGCTCAAAGCCGAATACCTGGGATAAGTTCGGACGCGCCACTGCCTGTATCGTGGTCGACCCGCTTAATCCCAAGCACTGGTTTTTCGGCGATTATTACACGATTTACCAAACTTGGAATTCCGGCAAGAACTGGACACTGACCATCGATGGGATTGAAAACACTGTCATCCACGCGGTTCATCAAATGCCGAACAATCCAAATATTGTTCACATGGGCATGGCCGACAATGGCTACTTCCGATCCACCGACGGAGCGGCATCGTTCCAAAAAGGCGGCGGTTCTGCCGACAACTATAAAGCGATCGCGGTCGCTCCATCGAACCCGGATGTCGTTTATATCCTCGGACCGAAATATCATGGATGGTATGCCGACACGCTTTTCGTCAGCCAAGACGGGGGTGTCCATTTTGAGCGCTCACCCATGAAAAACATCCCGCAGGCAAAAGACCAGTGGCGCGTCAATTCATTGGCGGTCGACGTGAAAAATCCCGATAAAGTCTACATCGGCGTCAGTGGCCCGATCGCCCCGGGCCAGGGCGGGGTCTGGATGAGCTCGGATGGCGGTCAATCCTGGACATGGGACAGCGAAGGCCTGCCCGAAGGAAATAGCTTTTTCCAAAGTTCCATCTGGGACAACGGTTATCAACTGGCACGCAACCCGAATGGTTCCATGGTCGCAATGAAGCATCATATGCTCTACTATCGCAGCAGCGACCGACAACCATGGCAGAAATCCTCCATCCAGCTGAGGAACTCCCAAAGCAAGTTCACACAACTCCTGACCTCGCCCGATGAATCCGGAGTTTACTATCTCTCCGAACAATACGGCGGCCTGCACCGCAGCGAGGATAACGGCCGGAGCTGGAGCAAAATCCTGGACCAAGGCGTGCATGCGTTCACCATCGACCAAAGCAATAGCCGTTTCATCGCAGTCGCCCTCGACGACGCGGGCGGCATCCTGATAACCGGCAATGCCGGTTACAACTGGCATCCAGTCGACGATCACCTGCCCCAGCGGCATCGCCTAAAAATGGCCTTTGCGGGCAGGCGCCTCGTCGTCGGCACCCCAGGCAACGGAGTATTTTACCTGCCGCTAGAGAGCATTCAAGCAAAGGAATGA
- a CDS encoding TRAP transporter large permease, translating into MSQELAIMLVCFVALLCLRVPIAFVLGLATVVTALALDYDKVSLSIASDLANGIDSFALLAIPFFILAGELMGRGGLARRLIDLATVIVGRLPGGLALVNTLTCMLFGAISGSAVAAVSSIGGTLIPEMNRKGYERDFNIAVTASAATTGMLIPPSNIMIVYALVAGNVSVAALFLGGILPGVVIGLGIMIAAVLICFVRGYGKQAGADAPDLPPFGRALLGAFPSLLLIFIVLGGILGGIFTATEASAIAVLWAFLLGVVFYREINPNELIGITLRAARTTAVVLFLVASSYAMSRLLTQEQVPQQVSAALLNLSENPFVILLIINMTLLAVGVFMDMTPAVLIFTPIFLPIATSLGIDPVHFGIIMIANLCIGLLTPPVGTCLFVGAGVGGSDIVRVSKAMLPFYLVMLAMLLLITYWAPLSMQLPGLLK; encoded by the coding sequence ATGAGTCAGGAGCTGGCGATTATGCTCGTGTGCTTTGTGGCGCTGTTGTGCCTGCGAGTGCCGATTGCCTTTGTTCTTGGCTTGGCGACTGTTGTCACTGCGCTCGCACTCGATTATGATAAGGTTTCACTCTCGATTGCCAGCGACCTCGCCAACGGGATCGACAGTTTTGCCTTGTTGGCCATTCCATTCTTTATCCTCGCGGGCGAGCTGATGGGGCGTGGGGGATTGGCACGACGCTTGATTGATTTGGCGACGGTGATTGTGGGGCGATTGCCCGGTGGGCTCGCACTCGTCAACACGCTGACCTGTATGCTTTTTGGTGCCATCAGCGGATCCGCCGTGGCCGCTGTTTCCAGTATCGGCGGCACGCTGATCCCGGAGATGAACCGAAAAGGCTACGAGCGGGATTTTAATATTGCGGTCACTGCCTCCGCTGCGACGACAGGCATGCTGATTCCTCCCAGCAATATCATGATCGTTTATGCCCTGGTCGCGGGAAATGTCTCAGTGGCCGCGCTCTTCCTCGGGGGAATCCTGCCAGGAGTGGTGATCGGCCTGGGCATCATGATAGCCGCTGTTCTGATCTGTTTTGTCCGTGGCTACGGAAAGCAAGCTGGAGCGGACGCGCCGGACTTGCCTCCTTTCGGCCGGGCACTCTTGGGGGCCTTTCCCAGCCTATTGCTCATCTTTATCGTGCTGGGGGGCATTCTGGGGGGCATCTTTACCGCGACTGAAGCTTCTGCCATCGCAGTGCTTTGGGCCTTCCTGCTGGGCGTCGTTTTCTACCGTGAAATCAACCCGAACGAGCTGATTGGCATCACGCTCAGGGCGGCACGGACGACGGCGGTGGTGCTTTTCCTCGTTGCCAGCAGTTATGCCATGAGCCGCTTGCTGACCCAGGAGCAAGTGCCGCAACAGGTGAGTGCGGCTTTGCTCAATTTATCCGAAAATCCATTTGTTATTCTGTTGATCATTAACATGACACTGCTGGCGGTTGGAGTCTTTATGGACATGACCCCGGCCGTGCTGATCTTTACTCCTATTTTCCTTCCGATTGCCACATCTCTGGGGATTGATCCGGTCCACTTCGGCATTATCATGATTGCCAACCTTTGTATCGGCTTGCTTACTCCGCCGGTAGGCACCTGCTTGTTTGTTGGGGCGGGAGTCGGTGGTAGTGATATCGTCCGGGTTTCAAAGGCAATGCTGCCGTTTTATCTGGTCATGCTTGCGATGTTGCTGCTCATCACCTATTGGGCGCCGTTGAGCATGCAACTCCCCGGTTTGCTGAAGTAG